In Humulus lupulus chromosome 6, drHumLupu1.1, whole genome shotgun sequence, a single genomic region encodes these proteins:
- the LOC133782451 gene encoding syntaxin-61 isoform X1 — translation MPSAQDPFYVVKEEIQESIDKLHSSFHHWERIPANTGEQVHLAKELLASCGSIEWQVDELDKTIAVAARDPALYGIDETELGKRRRWTSNARTQVSTVKKALTRGKETNGTGTTSANAMRRELMKLPHPFGTDRPDPYSANDNDDFIASESDRQLLLIKQQDEELDELSASVQRIGGVGLTIHEELLQQEKIIDELGTEMDSTSNRLDFVQKKVAMVMKKAGAKGQIMMILFLVVLFIILFVLVFFT, via the exons ATGCCTTCGGCTCAGGACCCATTTTATGTGGTTAAAGAGGAGATTCAAGAATCT ATTGACAAGTTGCATTCTTCCTTTCATCACTGGGAACGTATTCCTGCCAATACTGGAGAGCAAGTACATCTTGCAAAAGAGTTACTTGCTAGTTGTGGGAGCATTGAGTGGCAG GTGGATGAATTGGACAAAACGATTGCTGTAGCAGCTAGGGATCCTGCTTTATATGGCATTGATGAGACAGAACTTGGAAAACGAAGGAGATGGACCAGCAATGCACGTACTCAG GTGAGCACGGTAAAGAAGGCCCTTACAAGAGGAAAGGAGACAAATGGTACTGGCACCACATCTGCAAATGCGATGCGCCGAGAGCTAATGAAGCTGCCACATCCGTTTGGGACAGATAGACCCGACCCTTACTCTGCCAATGATAATGATGATTTCATTGCATCAGAATCAGATAGACAGTTGCTTCTTATAAA GCAACAGGATGAGGAGTTGGATGAACTTAGTGCAAGTGTGCAGAGAATTGGAGGTGTTGGGCTTACTATACACGAAGAGCTCCTTCAACAG GAAAAAATCATCGATGAATTGGGCACGGAAATGGACAGCACATCAAACCGTCTTGACTTTGTTCAG AAAAAGGTGGCTATGGTTATGAAGAAGGCTGGTGCAAAAGGCCAGATTATGATGATACTATTTTTGGTGGTCCTGTTCATCATCCTTTTTGTCTTGGTCTTTTTCACTTAG
- the LOC133782451 gene encoding syntaxin-61 isoform X2, whose translation MWLKRRFKNLLTSCILPFITGNVFLPILESKYILQKSYLLVVGALSGRKVDELDKTIAVAARDPALYGIDETELGKRRRWTSNARTQVSTVKKALTRGKETNGTGTTSANAMRRELMKLPHPFGTDRPDPYSANDNDDFIASESDRQLLLIKQQDEELDELSASVQRIGGVGLTIHEELLQQEKIIDELGTEMDSTSNRLDFVQKKVAMVMKKAGAKGQIMMILFLVVLFIILFVLVFFT comes from the exons ATGTGGTTAAAGAGGAGATTCAAGAATCT ATTGACAAGTTGCATTCTTCCTTTCATCACTGGGAACGTATTCCTGCCAATACTGGAGAGCAAGTACATCTTGCAAAAGAGTTACTTGCTAGTTGTGGGAGCATTGAGTGGCAG GAAGGTGGATGAATTGGACAAAACGATTGCTGTAGCAGCTAGGGATCCTGCTTTATATGGCATTGATGAGACAGAACTTGGAAAACGAAGGAGATGGACCAGCAATGCACGTACTCAG GTGAGCACGGTAAAGAAGGCCCTTACAAGAGGAAAGGAGACAAATGGTACTGGCACCACATCTGCAAATGCGATGCGCCGAGAGCTAATGAAGCTGCCACATCCGTTTGGGACAGATAGACCCGACCCTTACTCTGCCAATGATAATGATGATTTCATTGCATCAGAATCAGATAGACAGTTGCTTCTTATAAA GCAACAGGATGAGGAGTTGGATGAACTTAGTGCAAGTGTGCAGAGAATTGGAGGTGTTGGGCTTACTATACACGAAGAGCTCCTTCAACAG GAAAAAATCATCGATGAATTGGGCACGGAAATGGACAGCACATCAAACCGTCTTGACTTTGTTCAG AAAAAGGTGGCTATGGTTATGAAGAAGGCTGGTGCAAAAGGCCAGATTATGATGATACTATTTTTGGTGGTCCTGTTCATCATCCTTTTTGTCTTGGTCTTTTTCACTTAG
- the LOC133782450 gene encoding uncharacterized protein LOC133782450 isoform X2, translating into MKLLAIFLLTLRLFSEWQMAMAAIARRRKLLNDEVIVSLADSSWEFLDISGSDVSDIGLAKVAEICKSLRAVDISRCSRITTGGVSKLVQHCHSLVTLRCGGCPRSDYTTRRCLGIFKPKLHDMEGDSWEEHDTAEFVNGAESLRWLVWPKIDKDTLEMYATECPRIVVNPKPSPFGFRGTKVPREALPDIALDDPIVEDINPKTWVLHGSVPNARSPLLSSSVELSMAEKFRLAFEERDNRLAPKRAKNARQHQRRAEREWTMMDARAKALALASQASKSLHGRS; encoded by the exons ATGAAATTGCTGGCAATTTTCCTGCTGACATTaag ATTATTTTCTGAATGGCAGATGGCAATGGCTGCCATTGCCAGAAGAAGGAAGTTGCTAAACGATGAGGTTATTGTCTCTCTAGCTGATAGTTCCTGGGAGTTTCTTGACATCTCTGGCTCAGATGTTTCAGATATTGGCTTGGCAAAAGTGGCTGAAATCTGCAAGTCTCTACGAGCTGTAGATATAAG CCGGTGCAGCAGAATTACAACAGGTGGGGTTTCTAAACTAGTGCAGCATTGTCATTCGTTGGTGACATTAAGATGCGG AGGGTGCCCGAGAAGTGACTACACTACACGCAGGTGCTTGGGTATATTTAAACCTAAGCTACATGATATGGAAGGAGATTCTTGGGAAGAACATGATACTGCAGAATTTGTTAATGGTGCAGAATCATTACGGTGGCTTGTTTGG CCGAAAATTGACAAAGATACTTTGGAGATGTATGCCACTGAGTGCCCACGGATTGTTGTGAATCCTAAACCATCACCCTTCGGTTTCAGAGGGACCAAAGTTCCCAGGGAAGCATTACCAGACATTGCACTCGATGACCCAATTGTCGAGGATATCAATCCCAAAACATGGGTGTTGCACGGGTCGGTTCCGAATGCTAGGTCTCCTCTTCTCTCAAGTTCGGTAGAGTTGTCCATGGCTGAAAAATTCAGACTTGCGTTTGAGGAAAGGGACAACAGATTGGCTCCTAAACGAGCAAAAAATGCCAGGCAACATCAGCGGCGTGCAGAGAGGGAGTGGACGATGATGGACGCTAGAGCAAAAGCACTTGCCCTGGCCTCACAAGCGAGCAAGTCCTTGCACGGTCGTAGCTAG
- the LOC133782450 gene encoding uncharacterized protein LOC133782450 isoform X1 translates to MENGKALSAITYSLTKLNFNIGSNSQYPVTTTIPTSQFSRKTWEKRRPPSLVSLCLEIIGKHLEDIILDLDEIAGNFPADIKMAMAAIARRRKLLNDEVIVSLADSSWEFLDISGSDVSDIGLAKVAEICKSLRAVDISRCSRITTGGVSKLVQHCHSLVTLRCGGCPRSDYTTRRCLGIFKPKLHDMEGDSWEEHDTAEFVNGAESLRWLVWPKIDKDTLEMYATECPRIVVNPKPSPFGFRGTKVPREALPDIALDDPIVEDINPKTWVLHGSVPNARSPLLSSSVELSMAEKFRLAFEERDNRLAPKRAKNARQHQRRAEREWTMMDARAKALALASQASKSLHGRS, encoded by the exons ATGGAAAACGGAAAAGCTTTATCGGCTATTACATATTCTCTTACGAAACTCAATTTTAATATCGGATCCAATTCTCAATACCCCGTCACCACCACTATTCCCACCTCTCAATTCTCCa GAAAAACGTGGGAGAAGAGAAGGCCCCCGAGTTTAGTAAGCTTGTGCCTTGAAATTATTGGAAAGCATTTGGAGGATATAATTCTAGATTTGGATGAAATTGCTGGCAATTTTCCTGCTGACATTaag ATGGCAATGGCTGCCATTGCCAGAAGAAGGAAGTTGCTAAACGATGAGGTTATTGTCTCTCTAGCTGATAGTTCCTGGGAGTTTCTTGACATCTCTGGCTCAGATGTTTCAGATATTGGCTTGGCAAAAGTGGCTGAAATCTGCAAGTCTCTACGAGCTGTAGATATAAG CCGGTGCAGCAGAATTACAACAGGTGGGGTTTCTAAACTAGTGCAGCATTGTCATTCGTTGGTGACATTAAGATGCGG AGGGTGCCCGAGAAGTGACTACACTACACGCAGGTGCTTGGGTATATTTAAACCTAAGCTACATGATATGGAAGGAGATTCTTGGGAAGAACATGATACTGCAGAATTTGTTAATGGTGCAGAATCATTACGGTGGCTTGTTTGG CCGAAAATTGACAAAGATACTTTGGAGATGTATGCCACTGAGTGCCCACGGATTGTTGTGAATCCTAAACCATCACCCTTCGGTTTCAGAGGGACCAAAGTTCCCAGGGAAGCATTACCAGACATTGCACTCGATGACCCAATTGTCGAGGATATCAATCCCAAAACATGGGTGTTGCACGGGTCGGTTCCGAATGCTAGGTCTCCTCTTCTCTCAAGTTCGGTAGAGTTGTCCATGGCTGAAAAATTCAGACTTGCGTTTGAGGAAAGGGACAACAGATTGGCTCCTAAACGAGCAAAAAATGCCAGGCAACATCAGCGGCGTGCAGAGAGGGAGTGGACGATGATGGACGCTAGAGCAAAAGCACTTGCCCTGGCCTCACAAGCGAGCAAGTCCTTGCACGGTCGTAGCTAG